The Shinella zoogloeoides genome includes a region encoding these proteins:
- the ocd gene encoding ornithine cyclodeaminase, whose product MNTDPKLNVVPFVSVDHMMKLVLKVGIDRFLTELAATIEEDFRRWPVFDKTPRVASHSQEGVIELMPTSDGTLYGFKYVNGHPKNTRDGRQTVTAFGVLSDVGNGYPMLLTEMTILTALRTAATSAVAAKYLARPNARTMAIIGNGAQSEFQARAFKSLLGIDTLRLYDIDASATKKCARNLAGLGFTIVECSSVEEAVEGADIITTVTADKQYATILSDNHVGPGVHINAVGGDCPGKTELSKDILLRSDIFVEYPPQTRIEGEIQQLAADHPVIELWEVMTGAMQGRRSADQITLFDSVGFATEDFSALRYVREKIAEHGMFTELDLLADPDEPRDLYGMLLRCEKKLNAA is encoded by the coding sequence ATGAACACGGATCCGAAATTGAACGTCGTCCCGTTCGTCAGCGTGGACCACATGATGAAGCTGGTGCTGAAGGTCGGCATCGACAGGTTCCTGACGGAACTTGCAGCCACCATCGAGGAGGATTTCCGCCGCTGGCCGGTCTTCGACAAGACCCCGCGCGTCGCCTCGCATTCGCAGGAAGGCGTCATCGAGCTGATGCCGACAAGCGACGGCACGCTCTACGGCTTCAAATATGTCAACGGCCATCCGAAGAACACCCGCGACGGCCGCCAGACCGTGACGGCCTTCGGCGTGCTCTCGGATGTCGGCAACGGCTATCCGATGCTGCTGACCGAGATGACGATCCTGACGGCGCTGCGCACCGCGGCGACCTCGGCCGTCGCGGCGAAGTACCTCGCCCGGCCGAACGCACGCACCATGGCGATCATCGGCAACGGTGCGCAGAGCGAATTCCAGGCCCGCGCCTTCAAGTCGCTGCTCGGCATCGACACGCTACGCCTTTATGACATCGACGCCTCGGCGACGAAGAAATGCGCGCGCAACCTCGCGGGCCTCGGCTTCACCATCGTCGAATGCAGCTCGGTCGAGGAGGCCGTCGAGGGCGCGGACATCATCACCACCGTCACGGCCGACAAGCAATATGCGACGATCCTTTCCGACAACCATGTCGGCCCCGGCGTGCACATCAACGCGGTCGGCGGCGACTGCCCGGGCAAGACGGAACTCAGCAAGGACATCCTGCTGCGCTCGGACATCTTCGTCGAATATCCGCCGCAGACCCGCATCGAGGGCGAGATCCAGCAGCTTGCGGCCGATCACCCCGTCATCGAACTCTGGGAGGTCATGACCGGCGCAATGCAAGGCCGCAGGAGCGCGGACCAGATCACGCTCTTCGACAGCGTCGGCTTCGCCACCGAGGACTTCTCGGCCCTTCGCTATGTGCGGGAGAAGATCGCCGAACACGGCATGTTCACGGAACTCGACCTCCTCGCCGATCCCGACGAGCCGCGCGACCTCTACGGCATGCTGCTGCGC
- a CDS encoding ABC transporter permease, producing MNFDVSLIATSLPKILHGLGLTLNLLVVSTLIGLVLAVGILLMRLSKRAWLVWPAKAYIYFFRGTPLLVQLFVIYHGLPQFGFIRHSILWPILREPYWCSVIALSLNTAAYVSEILRGGVLGVDKGFVEAGKALGLSKFQRASRITAPLAVRLALPAYGNEIVSMLKSTALASTVTLMEMTGVARTIVADTFAPYEIFIAATIIYLVLVWIIQTGFSMIETYANRHARRT from the coding sequence ATGAATTTCGACGTCTCGCTGATCGCCACCAGCCTGCCGAAGATCCTGCACGGCCTCGGGCTGACGCTCAACCTCCTCGTCGTCTCGACCCTGATCGGGCTGGTACTCGCCGTCGGCATCCTGCTGATGCGGCTTTCCAAACGGGCCTGGCTGGTCTGGCCGGCCAAGGCCTATATCTACTTCTTCCGCGGCACGCCGCTGCTCGTGCAGCTCTTCGTGATCTATCACGGCCTGCCGCAGTTCGGCTTCATTCGCCACAGCATCCTCTGGCCGATCCTGCGCGAGCCCTACTGGTGCTCGGTCATCGCGCTTTCGCTGAACACGGCCGCCTATGTCTCGGAAATCCTGCGCGGCGGGGTGCTGGGTGTCGACAAGGGCTTCGTCGAGGCGGGCAAGGCGCTCGGCCTCAGCAAATTCCAGCGGGCAAGCCGCATCACGGCGCCGCTCGCCGTGCGGCTGGCGCTTCCGGCCTACGGCAACGAGATCGTGTCGATGCTGAAATCGACCGCGCTCGCCTCCACCGTCACGCTGATGGAGATGACGGGCGTCGCCCGCACCATCGTCGCCGACACCTTCGCTCCCTACGAGATCTTCATCGCCGCGACGATCATCTATCTCGTGCTCGTCTGGATCATCCAGACCGGCTTCTCGATGATCGAAACCTATGCGAACCGCCATGCAAGAAGGACCTGA
- the rocF gene encoding arginase yields the protein MDCTLIGAPLQIGAGQLGCEMGPSALRIAGLRTALEELGHTVKDIGNLSPRPFAEMPHPNKAVHHLGETVAWVEALSAAAYEHSRGGMPIFLGGDHAISAGTVPGLARRAAELGRPLFVLWLDAHTDFHNLETTTSGNLHGTPVAYYTGQAGFGGYFPELAHAVPTENVCMIGIRSVDPAERAAIRKTGITVHDMRVIDEHGVAVLVRSFIERVRAANGLLHVSFDVDFLEPDIAPAVGTTVPGGATFREAHLIMEMLHDSDLVTSLDIVELNPFLDERGKTAKLLVDLVSSLMGKRVMDRPTLAG from the coding sequence ATGGACTGCACGCTGATCGGCGCCCCCTTGCAAATCGGTGCGGGGCAGCTCGGCTGCGAGATGGGGCCGAGCGCCCTTCGCATCGCCGGCCTTCGCACCGCGCTGGAGGAACTCGGCCACACCGTGAAGGACATCGGCAATCTCAGCCCCCGCCCCTTCGCCGAGATGCCCCATCCGAACAAGGCCGTGCACCACCTCGGCGAGACGGTCGCCTGGGTCGAGGCGCTTTCGGCGGCGGCCTACGAGCACAGCAGGGGCGGCATGCCCATCTTCCTCGGCGGCGACCATGCGATCTCCGCCGGCACCGTGCCGGGCCTTGCGCGCCGCGCCGCCGAACTCGGCCGGCCGCTCTTCGTGCTCTGGCTCGACGCGCATACCGACTTTCACAACCTCGAGACGACCACCAGCGGCAACCTGCACGGCACGCCGGTCGCCTACTATACCGGCCAGGCCGGCTTCGGCGGCTACTTCCCGGAACTCGCCCATGCCGTTCCGACCGAAAACGTCTGCATGATCGGCATCCGCAGCGTCGATCCCGCCGAGCGGGCCGCCATCCGCAAGACCGGCATCACCGTGCACGACATGCGCGTGATCGACGAGCACGGCGTTGCCGTCCTCGTGCGCAGTTTCATCGAGCGCGTCCGGGCCGCAAATGGCCTGCTGCATGTCAGCTTCGACGTCGATTTCCTGGAGCCGGACATCGCGCCCGCCGTCGGCACCACCGTGCCGGGCGGCGCGACGTTCCGCGAGGCGCACCTGATCATGGAAATGCTCCATGACAGCGACCTCGTGACGAGCCTCGACATCGTCGAATTGAACCCGTTCCTCGACGAGCGCGGCAAGACCGCCAAGCTGCTCGTCGATCTCGTTTCCAGCCTGATGGGCAAGCGGGTGATGGATCGCCCGACGCTCGCGGGCTGA
- a CDS encoding Lrp/AsnC family transcriptional regulator: protein MDDLDRKIVTLLRGNGRRSVSDLALETGASRATVRGRIERMEEDGTILGYTVMLRADALEDVVRGVMMIEIEGHVTDRVIRTLGGFPEISQIHTTNGRWDLLVELSAASLADFDAVLRKIRLVPGITGSETSLLLSTPRSTRAKL from the coding sequence ATGGATGACCTCGACCGGAAGATCGTCACGCTCCTGCGCGGCAACGGCCGCCGCTCCGTCTCGGACCTTGCTCTCGAAACCGGCGCTTCGCGGGCGACCGTGCGCGGCCGGATCGAGCGCATGGAGGAGGACGGCACCATCCTCGGCTATACGGTGATGCTGCGCGCCGATGCGCTGGAGGACGTCGTGCGCGGCGTCATGATGATCGAGATCGAGGGCCACGTGACCGACCGTGTGATCCGCACGCTCGGCGGCTTCCCGGAAATCTCGCAGATCCACACGACGAACGGCCGCTGGGATCTGCTGGTCGAGCTCAGCGCCGCGAGCCTTGCCGATTTCGACGCCGTGCTGCGCAAGATCCGCCTCGTGCCCGGCATTACCGGCAGTGAAACCAGCCTTCTCCTGTCGACGCCGCGCTCGACAAGGGCAAAGCTCTAG
- a CDS encoding amino acid ABC transporter ATP-binding protein — translation MTDIIVLEKMNKFYGTYHALKDVDLTIAKGEKVVVCGPSGSGKSTMIRCINRLEEHNSGRILVGGEELTDDEKKIDLVRREVGMVFQSFNLFPHMTVLENLTLAPRLVRRMPTPEAEAIAMKYLNRVRIPDQAHKYPSQLSGGQQQRVAIARALCMNPEVMLFDEPTSALDPEMISEVLDVMTDLAREGMTMVCVTHEMGFARSVADRIVFMDRGEIVEVSTPAEFFAAPKSERARTFLGQILAH, via the coding sequence ATGACGGATATCATCGTCCTGGAAAAGATGAACAAGTTCTACGGCACCTACCACGCCCTGAAGGATGTGGACCTCACGATCGCCAAGGGGGAGAAGGTCGTCGTCTGCGGGCCATCCGGCTCGGGAAAATCGACGATGATCCGCTGCATCAACCGGCTGGAGGAGCACAATAGCGGTCGCATCCTCGTCGGCGGCGAGGAGCTGACGGACGACGAGAAGAAGATCGACCTCGTGCGGCGCGAGGTGGGCATGGTGTTCCAGAGTTTCAACCTCTTCCCGCACATGACGGTCCTCGAAAACCTGACGCTCGCGCCCCGGCTGGTGCGCCGGATGCCGACGCCGGAGGCCGAGGCCATCGCGATGAAGTACCTCAACCGCGTACGCATTCCCGACCAAGCGCACAAATATCCCTCCCAGCTTTCCGGCGGCCAGCAGCAGCGCGTGGCGATCGCCCGCGCGCTCTGCATGAACCCGGAGGTCATGCTGTTCGACGAGCCGACCTCCGCGCTCGACCCGGAGATGATCTCGGAGGTGCTGGACGTCATGACCGACCTTGCCCGCGAGGGCATGACGATGGTCTGCGTGACGCACGAGATGGGCTTTGCCCGCTCGGTGGCCGACCGCATCGTCTTCATGGACCGTGGCGAGATCGTCGAGGTCTCCACACCGGCCGAATTCTTCGCAGCCCCCAAATCCGAGCGCGCCCGCACGTTCCTCGGACAGATTCTTGCCCATTGA
- a CDS encoding ABC transporter permease — MSLLDGWWDDFFFGLLTVLQVFCIALVIAVVCGLLGASAKLSNSRVLRGIAQAYTIVFRGAPELLVLLLFYFGMAITLTWFVQVFDPSVKFIDLPPFWAGSIAIGLIVGAYMTETFRGAFLGVDRGQVEAARALSLKRHQIFRYVRFPQMWRLALPNFGNHMLSIMKDTALVSIIGLEEILFVAKMANSIIHRPFLLYMTVALIYLAVTTVITSIVAWLELRANRHLRGAR, encoded by the coding sequence ATGTCGCTACTCGACGGCTGGTGGGACGATTTCTTCTTCGGCCTGCTGACGGTGTTGCAGGTCTTCTGCATCGCGCTCGTCATCGCGGTGGTGTGCGGGCTGCTCGGCGCTTCGGCCAAGCTTTCGAACAGCCGCGTCCTGCGCGGCATCGCCCAGGCCTACACCATCGTCTTTCGCGGCGCGCCGGAGCTTCTGGTGCTGCTGCTCTTCTATTTCGGCATGGCCATCACGCTGACCTGGTTCGTGCAGGTCTTCGATCCGTCGGTGAAGTTCATCGACCTGCCGCCGTTCTGGGCGGGCTCCATCGCGATCGGCCTCATCGTCGGCGCCTATATGACGGAGACCTTCCGCGGCGCCTTCCTTGGCGTCGACCGCGGTCAGGTCGAGGCGGCGCGGGCGCTCAGCCTCAAGCGCCACCAGATCTTCCGCTATGTGCGCTTTCCGCAGATGTGGCGGCTGGCGCTGCCGAATTTCGGCAACCACATGCTGTCCATCATGAAGGATACGGCCCTCGTCTCGATCATCGGCCTCGAGGAAATCCTCTTCGTCGCCAAGATGGCGAATTCCATCATCCACCGGCCCTTCCTGCTCTACATGACGGTGGCCCTGATCTACCTCGCCGTGACGACCGTCATCACCTCTATCGTCGCCTGGCTCGAACTGCGCGCCAACCGCCATCTGAGAGGTGCACGATGA
- a CDS encoding cysteine desulfurase-like protein, whose translation MTAYPIDLIRASFPALDGSRTAYLDNPAGTLVPRPVIAAVADAMATASANLGGRFAASQRADAIWRTAHDAAAEFVNAASWQEMIIGPNMTTLAFQMGRVIGRTFSPGDEIIVTRMDHEGNVSPWLAMAEAYGLVVKWLAFNTESWRIEPEDLAALLTPRTKFLALNYASNMTGSINDVAALTALAKAAGALVWIDAVQLAPHRLPDVRAIGCDFLVCSSYKFFGPHLGVLWGREELLRALPPHRVRCQSDDIPDRFCTGTPQTELLAGLTATIDYLAWAGEANGHAGTRRERMAGAYHSFDSYEAALTRRLISGLTGLPGVRLVGIANPNLFAHRVPTISFTHERVSTHRFAEALAAEDINIWSGHNYALEPARHLGLPEDEGVVRIGIAHYNSAEEIERTLTAIERLVA comes from the coding sequence ATGACCGCCTATCCCATCGACCTGATCCGCGCTTCCTTCCCGGCCCTCGACGGCTCCCGCACCGCTTATCTCGACAATCCCGCCGGAACGCTCGTTCCCCGGCCTGTCATCGCGGCCGTGGCCGATGCGATGGCGACGGCATCCGCCAATCTCGGCGGCCGGTTCGCCGCCTCGCAGCGCGCGGACGCCATCTGGCGGACGGCGCACGATGCGGCGGCGGAATTCGTCAACGCGGCCTCCTGGCAGGAGATGATCATCGGCCCGAACATGACGACGCTCGCCTTCCAGATGGGGCGCGTCATCGGCAGGACGTTTTCGCCCGGCGACGAGATCATCGTCACGCGGATGGACCATGAAGGAAACGTCTCGCCCTGGCTGGCGATGGCCGAAGCCTACGGGCTGGTGGTGAAGTGGCTTGCCTTCAACACGGAAAGCTGGCGCATCGAGCCGGAGGACCTTGCGGCCCTTCTCACGCCGCGCACGAAGTTCCTCGCGCTCAACTATGCGTCCAACATGACCGGCAGCATCAACGACGTCGCCGCGCTGACGGCGCTGGCCAAGGCGGCGGGCGCGCTCGTCTGGATCGACGCGGTGCAGCTCGCACCGCATCGTCTGCCGGATGTGCGGGCGATCGGCTGCGATTTCCTCGTCTGCTCCTCCTACAAGTTCTTCGGCCCGCATCTCGGCGTGCTGTGGGGGCGGGAGGAGTTGCTGCGCGCGCTGCCGCCCCATCGCGTGCGCTGCCAGAGCGACGATATTCCGGACCGCTTCTGCACGGGGACGCCGCAGACGGAGCTTCTCGCCGGCCTCACCGCGACGATCGACTATCTCGCCTGGGCGGGCGAGGCGAATGGCCATGCCGGCACGCGGCGCGAGCGCATGGCGGGCGCCTACCACTCGTTCGATTCCTACGAGGCGGCCCTGACGCGCCGGCTGATCAGCGGGCTGACGGGCCTTCCGGGCGTCCGGCTGGTCGGCATCGCCAATCCCAACCTCTTCGCCCACCGCGTGCCGACGATCTCCTTTACCCACGAACGCGTCTCGACGCATCGCTTCGCCGAGGCGCTGGCGGCGGAGGACATCAATATCTGGTCCGGCCACAATTACGCGCTGGAGCCCGCCCGCCATCTCGGCCTGCCGGAAGACGAGGGCGTCGTCCGCATCGGCATCGCCCACTACAATTCCGCCGAGGAGATCGAGCGCACGCTCACGGCGATCGAAAGGCTTGTCGCCTAG
- a CDS encoding transporter substrate-binding domain-containing protein, whose protein sequence is MKFMIGLLSAAIVGLAGAMPAHAETLRVGMECTYAPFNYRTPEGEMAGYDVDVAKGIAERIGVDLEYVCQEWDGMLPALLASKFDLIVASMSITEERKQKIDFSIPYRVSLGRILGAKDAGLKLFDDAGKPNPEAFNGLRFGVERASTYAKWVEAKLPGAEIVLYDGAQPMLLDLQNGRIDIAITNPMKAYLDFLSKENGAGFEFVSPPIDEVEYFGPGVGVGLRKGNDELLAKIDKALEDMIKDGSLEKYSSKYFPFSIQPSGWKGVGE, encoded by the coding sequence ATGAAATTCATGATCGGTCTGTTGTCCGCCGCAATTGTAGGCTTGGCGGGCGCGATGCCTGCCCATGCGGAAACCCTGCGCGTCGGCATGGAATGCACCTATGCCCCGTTCAACTATCGCACGCCCGAGGGGGAGATGGCCGGCTACGACGTCGATGTCGCCAAGGGCATCGCCGAGCGCATCGGCGTGGATCTCGAATATGTCTGCCAGGAATGGGACGGCATGCTGCCGGCGCTTCTCGCCAGCAAGTTCGACCTCATCGTCGCCTCCATGTCGATCACCGAGGAGCGCAAGCAGAAGATCGACTTCTCCATTCCCTACCGCGTCTCGCTCGGCCGTATCCTGGGGGCGAAGGATGCCGGGCTGAAGCTCTTCGACGATGCCGGCAAGCCGAACCCGGAGGCTTTCAACGGCCTGCGCTTCGGCGTCGAGCGCGCCTCGACCTATGCCAAGTGGGTGGAAGCCAAGCTGCCGGGCGCCGAGATCGTGCTCTATGACGGCGCCCAGCCGATGCTGCTCGACCTGCAGAACGGCCGCATCGACATCGCCATCACCAACCCCATGAAGGCCTATCTCGATTTCCTCAGCAAGGAGAACGGCGCAGGCTTCGAGTTCGTCTCGCCGCCGATCGACGAAGTCGAATATTTCGGTCCGGGCGTCGGCGTCGGCCTGCGCAAGGGCAATGACGAATTGCTCGCCAAGATCGACAAGGCGCTGGAAGACATGATCAAGGACGGATCGCTCGAAAAGTACAGCAGCAAATACTTCCCCTTCTCCATCCAGCCGTCGGGCTGGAAGGGCGTCGGCGAGTAA
- a CDS encoding pyridoxal phosphate-dependent aminotransferase, with amino-acid sequence MKYARMPIELESPEQLGYDTIRYNLSESSVADRRLGELNLKLDDILLCYGDHRGAPDLRRMIAGTGTGLSPDDVLVTAGAAGALFIISTSMLQAGDHIVVVRPNYATNLETPRAIGCDMSIVDLTFETGYRLDLAALEAAIRPETKYLSVTYPHNPTGVMISEEELKALVALVERKGIRLLFDETYREMTFGTMLPVAASLSDRVISVSSLSKTYGIPGIRIGWLITRDAALMDTFLAAREQIGISGSTVDEYIAYVALRQRGEWLAFNNARIASAFAIVKEWIVAEPLVEWIEPSGGCVCFPRIVPSANVDLAAFHESLYSRHQAYVGRGRWFEQDDRHFRIGYAWPTEDELRKGLAAISAAIRESLKG; translated from the coding sequence ATGAAATATGCACGCATGCCCATCGAGCTGGAATCGCCGGAACAGCTCGGCTACGACACGATCCGCTACAACCTCTCGGAAAGCTCGGTCGCCGACCGCAGGCTCGGCGAGCTGAATCTCAAGCTGGACGACATCCTGCTGTGCTACGGCGACCATCGCGGCGCGCCGGACCTGCGCCGCATGATCGCCGGCACGGGCACCGGCCTCTCGCCGGACGACGTGCTGGTGACCGCGGGCGCGGCGGGCGCGCTCTTCATCATCTCGACCTCGATGCTGCAGGCCGGCGACCACATCGTCGTGGTGCGGCCGAACTATGCCACCAACCTCGAGACGCCGCGGGCCATCGGCTGCGACATGAGCATCGTCGACCTCACCTTCGAGACCGGCTACCGGCTCGACCTTGCGGCGCTCGAAGCGGCGATCCGGCCGGAGACGAAATATCTCTCCGTCACCTATCCGCACAATCCGACGGGCGTGATGATCAGCGAGGAGGAACTGAAGGCGCTCGTCGCCCTCGTCGAGCGCAAGGGCATTCGCCTGCTCTTCGACGAGACCTACCGCGAGATGACCTTCGGCACGATGCTGCCGGTGGCCGCCAGCCTCTCGGACCGGGTGATCAGCGTTTCCTCGCTCTCCAAGACCTACGGCATTCCGGGCATCCGCATCGGCTGGCTGATCACGCGCGATGCCGCGCTGATGGATACGTTCCTCGCCGCCCGCGAGCAGATCGGCATTTCCGGCAGCACCGTGGACGAGTACATCGCCTATGTCGCGCTTCGCCAGCGCGGCGAATGGCTGGCCTTCAACAATGCCCGCATCGCCAGCGCCTTCGCCATCGTCAAGGAATGGATCGTCGCCGAACCGCTCGTCGAGTGGATCGAGCCCTCCGGCGGCTGCGTCTGCTTCCCGCGCATCGTGCCCTCGGCGAATGTCGACCTCGCCGCCTTCCACGAAAGCCTCTACAGCCGCCACCAGGCCTATGTCGGCCGCGGCCGCTGGTTCGAGCAGGACGACCGGCACTTCCGCATCGGCTATGCCTGGCCGACGGAAGACGAGCTGCGCAAGGGCCTTGCCGCGATCTCGGCGGCCATCCGCGAGAGCCTCAAGGGCTGA
- a CDS encoding helix-turn-helix transcriptional regulator, translating to MPESPAANWVAPFAHALDRYDQPDGAPALLAAIGAVAPFQLALSVVHRREGGPSYVFDTFSGPRAKRAVQLFIAGTYLLNPFYNAYLAGLPAGVYLMRDLAPDNYLDSGLYHGLEIRRHEDEELGYRTHGWPEGMEELLIAMDLPGGDMAEISLSRIRSEGGFDEASVARLREAHPLITAVFRRLWAHLGRSGNQQQPRAIDHLFSDFGHGLLSPREREVALLILKGHSSESISYHLGISIATVKTHRQKLYAKLNLSTQQELFSAFLRSLNL from the coding sequence ATGCCAGAATCGCCCGCCGCCAACTGGGTAGCGCCCTTCGCCCACGCGCTCGACCGCTATGACCAGCCCGACGGTGCGCCAGCGCTTCTGGCAGCCATCGGGGCGGTCGCGCCCTTCCAGCTTGCCCTTTCGGTGGTGCATCGGCGCGAGGGCGGCCCGAGCTACGTCTTCGATACGTTCTCGGGCCCACGGGCCAAGCGTGCGGTCCAGCTTTTCATAGCCGGCACCTACCTGCTCAATCCCTTCTACAACGCCTATCTCGCCGGCCTGCCGGCCGGCGTCTACCTGATGCGGGATCTCGCCCCCGACAATTATCTCGATTCCGGTCTTTATCACGGTCTCGAAATCCGCCGTCACGAGGACGAGGAACTGGGTTATCGCACCCATGGATGGCCGGAAGGCATGGAGGAATTGCTCATCGCCATGGACCTGCCGGGCGGCGACATGGCGGAGATCAGCCTGTCGCGCATCCGCAGTGAAGGCGGCTTCGACGAGGCGTCCGTCGCGCGGCTGCGGGAGGCGCATCCGCTGATCACGGCGGTCTTCCGGCGGCTGTGGGCACATCTCGGCCGCAGCGGCAATCAGCAGCAGCCCCGCGCCATCGACCATCTCTTCAGCGATTTCGGCCACGGTCTGCTGAGCCCGCGCGAGCGGGAGGTGGCGCTTCTCATCCTGAAGGGGCATTCCAGCGAATCGATCAGCTATCACCTCGGCATCTCGATCGCGACGGTGAAGACGCACCGGCAGAAGCTCTACGCCAAGCTCAACCTGTCGACCCAGCAGGAACTGTTCTCCGCCTTCCTGCGCAGCCTTAATCTCTAA